From the genome of Pelobates fuscus isolate aPelFus1 chromosome 6, aPelFus1.pri, whole genome shotgun sequence, one region includes:
- the RSAD1 gene encoding radical S-adenosyl methionine domain-containing protein 1, mitochondrial, with amino-acid sequence MIPSTTRLLLSSARKLCGAVKMRSLHTKNTEEAAVYVHWPYCEKRCTYCNFNKYIQRSDNEDAIRACLLKEASTLIQLSQVRSISSVYFGGGTPNLASPHTIGAILEVISQNALLQQDAEVTLEVNPASIQNSKLHLFREVGVNRVSIGVQSFDDSELLFLGRTHTACDALHTIDEACRLFPGSTSVDIMFGLPGQSMESWQRTLKTLLAVCDDHVSLYQLTIERGTALFKQLQSEHFSPPDEELTAHMYNFARRTLCEASFHHYEVSNFARNGALSRHNLSYWLGKQYIGIGPGAHGRFVARATGGTQREARIQTLEPDPWMREVIQHGHGTRKVVEQNDLEILSEMLVFGLRTDTGITHEAWQQLSPSISLKHLFDASHKLKMLQKLELVLLDESGLRCSWKGLAVLDSLLVPLLSQLQYAWNQMEKERSPKDTT; translated from the exons ATGATCCCTTCTACAACCCGCCTGTTACTGAGCTCTGCGAGGAAGCTCTGTGGGGCCGTGAAGATGAGGTCTTTACACACCAAGAACACAGAGGAAGCGGCTGTGTACGTACAT TGGCCATACTGTGAGAAACGCTGCACTTACTGCAACTTCAACAAGTACATTCAACGTTCTGATAATGAGGATGCCATTCGAGCATGTCTTTTAAAAGAAGCTTCTACATTGATACAACTCAGCCAGGTCAGAAG tatTTCATCTGTGTATTTTGGAGGTGGTACACCCAACCTTGCCAGCCCTCATACCATTGGTGCCATTTTAGAAGTGATATCCCAAAATGCTTTGCTGCAACAAGATGCTGAAGTTACTCTGGAGGTTAACCCTGCATCCATTCAAAACAGTAAACTGCACCTCTTCCGTGAAGTCGGGGTGAATCGAGTGTCTATTGGGGTACAG TCATTTGATGATTCTGAACTCCTCTTTCTGGGAAGGACACACACAGCTTGTGATGCCCTGCATACTATTGACGAGGCTTGCAGACTTTTCCCTGGATCTACATCAGTGGATATTATGTTTGGACTCCCAGGTCAAAGCATGGAATCCTGGCAGAGAACTTTGAAAACCCTGCTTGCAGTTTGTGATGATCATGTGTCTTTATACCAACTGACTATTGAGAGAGGCACTGCACTTTTTAAACAACTACAGAGTGAGCATTTCTCTCCTCCAGATGAAGAACTGACTGCCCACATGTATAACTTTGCCAGGAGGACTTTGTGTGAGGCTAGCTTCCATCACTATGAAGTGTCAAACTTTGCCCGGAAT GGGGCACTCAGCAGGCACAATCTGTCCTACTGGCTTGGAAAGCAGTATATTGGAATAGGGCCAG GAGCACATGGTAGATTTGTGGCACGAGCAACTGGAGGGACACAAAGAGAAGCTCGTATACAGACTCTAGAACCTGATCCATGGATGAGAGAGGTCATTCAACATGGGCATGGAACACGGAAAGTCGTTGAGCAGAATGATCTGGAGAT CTTATCAGAGATGCTGGTCTTTGGACTACGAACAGACACTGGGATTACTCATGAG gccTGGCAACAACTCTCTCCGTCCATCAGCTTGAAGCATCTTTTTGATGCATCACATAAATTAAAGATGCTTCAGAAGCTGGAGCTGGTATTACTGGATGAAAG